One window from the genome of Gemmatimonadota bacterium encodes:
- a CDS encoding HNH endonuclease signature motif containing protein, whose product MSAKDKLKPGTAAWWSARTRFDPTTGCVLWAGFADRLGYCRTTWKGKEGTLVHRVAYEQVYGPFDPSLKICHTCDTPTCVNPLHLFLGTHKDNMRDMFAKGRARPRGKTTAPLTAFPAVSYRVLRREKQAMFDKETLNGGGDKDIIHLIRTIGSQANGDGEVPVWCRVTNVPPTRPTQAIVKWEPAKSASPQFAPEKAAVATPALCCPSPSSPVVTTSGTSEANT is encoded by the coding sequence ATGAGTGCCAAAGACAAATTGAAGCCGGGAACCGCAGCGTGGTGGTCTGCGCGGACACGATTCGATCCGACGACTGGCTGCGTTCTCTGGGCTGGATTCGCTGACCGATTGGGTTACTGTCGCACAACGTGGAAAGGAAAAGAGGGTACGCTCGTTCACCGCGTCGCCTACGAACAAGTATATGGGCCGTTTGATCCGTCGCTGAAGATCTGTCATACCTGCGATACTCCAACGTGCGTCAATCCGCTGCACCTGTTTCTCGGCACGCACAAGGACAACATGCGCGACATGTTTGCGAAGGGCCGGGCCCGCCCGCGCGGTAAGACAACAGCGCCCTTGACAGCATTCCCGGCAGTGTCGTATAGAGTGTTGCGACGAGAGAAGCAAGCAATGTTTGATAAGGAAACTTTAAACGGTGGCGGGGATAAGGACATAATCCATCTTATACGTACCATTGGCTCCCAAGCAAATGGTGATGGGGAAGTGCCGGTATGGTGTCGCGTCACTAACGTCCCGCCAACGCGACCTACCCAAGCCATCGTTAAGTGGGAGCCCGCCAAATCGGCCTCGCCACAATTCGCGCCTGAGAAGGCCGCTGTCGCGACACCGGCGCTATGCTGTCCATCCCCGTCCAGCCCCGTGGTGACCACGTCGGGGACCAGTGAGGCGAACACATGA